DNA from Petroclostridium xylanilyticum:
TGGTAATATTCATCAATAAGATTTACCCTTATTAGTAAGTCTCTATCATCCAATACCTGGTGTGTTGGTCCATCGGCAACAATTTGGTGGTCCTCACTAAAAACAATGACGCGGTCGGAAATCTCCTGTACCAACTCTAAGTTATGAGTACTTGTAACAATTGTTTTACCTGCCTTATTTAATTGAATAAGAAGGTTTACAAGCCATCTTTGGCTCTTTGGATCCAAGCCATTAGTAGGCTCGTCTAATATTAAAACCTCCGGATTTGTAACAAGTACCGAGGCAACTGCAACTTTTTTCTTCTCTCCACCACTCAATCTAAACGGTGCCCTATCACGAAGTGTATCTATCTTTAACATATGAATGGTATCTTCAACCCTTTTTACTACTTCCTGTTTACTTAAGCCCAGCTGAAGCGGCCCAAAAGCTATTTCATCCCATACGCTTCCGCAAAATAACTGGACATCTGAATCTTGAAAAATAAATCCTACTTTCTTGTGGTATTGTTTTGAAAAATTATCGTTTTCCAATTTTTCTTCTGTAATTTTCTCTCCAAAGGCAGTAAAATCTCCGACAATAGGAAAAATTAACCCGCATAAAATCTTTAGCAGCGTGGATTTACCGCTGCCATTTGCTCCGAGAATACATATTTTTTCGCCTCTATTGATTTTTAGGTTTATGTTTTTCAAGACAGGAAAACCATCTAAATAGCTATACTGCACGTTACATAAATCGAATACTGGCATATTGTCTAACAAATTAATTCTCTCCTCTAAATCAATGTGCTGTGCTAATTTAAATATAATTCCAATTCAAATTAGTACAATGAATTAAATTAACCTTATATAAGTATTCAACTGAATACATATAATACAATCATAAATAATATTATAGCAAACAACCAAATAAAATCCAGTTTCATAAATTTAAAAGGTGAAATTGTCTCTACCTGTCCTGTAAATCCGCGGGACACCATCGCCATATATACATTTTCGCTGTAATCCATACTTTTTGTAAATAATACTCCGATTGAATTAGAAGCAAATTGTTTATTGCTGGAATGGCTTATTTTGCCTATGGTCCTTAAATTCCGTGCTTCAAATATTTCAATGGATATTTTGATAAGGACGGCAATATATCGGTATGCCATATCCAGCATGGTAATAAAAATAGCAGGAATTTTGATCAAGCGTAAACTTTTCATAAGCCTGGCCCAGGGAGTTGTTGCAGTAAGTATAAGTCCCAGCGATACTGAAATACTTACCCTTAAAATCAACACCACCCCGGATATTATTCCTTGCTGTGTAATAGATAAAGTTTGAGGAAATTGAATACCAAATAATTCTATAGGTTTGTCAAATTCATGTATAATGAGCAAGACTCTGCCGGGAACAATAACGTTAAAAATAGCCGGTAATACCATAATGGCTGTTACCAAGGGCATAAATATCCATATTCTTTTTATAAATTTGAGAAAAGGCAGTTTCGATAAGAATATTAAAAGTAATGTAAATAGATATATTACTATTAAAACACTTACACTTCTTGTTAGCGTTGTAAAACCCGTCAGGGCAACAAATGTAATCAATTTAATCCTTGGATCCAGTTTTTGCAGTAAACCATCTTTTTTAGTATACATTTCTGAAAGAAATTCATTTCTTACCGTATCAGATAGCTGCATAAGTGTTTTTGTTATGAAGTTTTTTTTGCTTTTCTTAATATGTCGATTATTAAATTGCAAGCCGGATTGCTCCTCCGGCTCTAGCAACCATTGTGGAATTGTATCCGTCCTATTCATTGCTACCTTCCTGTTCTGCCGCAACTACCTTTCCTAGGGTTTGTATAACACCAACAACCAGCAGTACACCTATTATTGCTGATAAGATATATCCTATTGCGCCTTGCAACAAACTATCATTTAATGCCGGTATGCTGTAATCAGGCAGCGGCGCTATGGTCCAGGATTGGGAAAGCTTTTCCAGCCCTTTAGGTATATAGTTTATCATTTCTTGGAGCTCATCTGTCCCCCATTCTCCCCATGCCGTTCCGGTTGCCAGCATCCCCAGGGGAGATAACAATATCATTATCCCAAGTGCAACCCAAAGATTTTTATATTTTTTCATGACATAACCTCTCCCTCTGTAATCTGTTGGTACATATGCTCTGTCCTTTTTATGCCAAGCAGTTCAGGATTTGTTTTTCCTACATATAAATATGCCAATCCTGTTACAGCTCCTTCAATGGGACCGGCAATCAGCAGGTGTTCAAACATCATTACCGGCACAGAAACCCATAGAGGATGAGGACAATAAAGAGGCGTGCCGTCTGCCGCTTTAAATAGTAACGGTTGTATTCCAAACTCTACTGCGGTAAGCAAAGCCGCCATATTTAATCCAACATATCCTGCAACTGCTGCAGCAAAAATTGCTTTTTTTGAAAGAGGTTGTGCATTTCCCCTTATCAATTTATATGTATAATATCCCACAAACGGCATAGCAAAGGCCATATTGAAAGAGTTTGCACCTATCGCCCATACACCGCCGTCACCAAACATTAGTGCCTGAACGATTAACGCTAAAGATACTCCAATGCAGGCCGCCCACGGCCCTAGCAATAGTGCTAATAAAACAGCACCTACGGCATGCCCTGAGCTTCCTCCCGGCAAGGGGACATTAAACATCATAATAGTGAAGGAAAAAGCAGCTCCGATAGAAAGTACCGGTATATGTCTTCTTTTTAGTGTTGTTTTTATCTTTTGTAATGCTTTTCTCCAGATAGGAATCATTGCCCCTATAAAAGGGATTGCAGTTTCCAAACCTATGTACCCGTCAGGAATATGCATAATCATACCTCCTAAAACATAAAAAACCATGAAAGAATAAGCTGCTTCTTACAGCTTAAACCTTCGTGGTTTTATTTTTCATTAAAATATTCATTCTAAAGACTTTAGTTGTTTGCAATCTTCTTGATTGCTCTTCCTTTTATGAATATATTACCATCTATTTAAAGCTAAGTCAATAAGGAATAACTGTCCCCTTAGATTCGCGGAATTTCCCCGGGGTAATGCCGGTTATTTTCTTAAATACTTTTGAGAAATAACTTAAATCCTCAAAACCGACAAGATCTGATACCTCCACCAAGGATATGGAATCATCCGCCAATAACTTCTTGCTCATCTCAATCCTTACCTGATTGAGATAGGTATTAAAATTGCATTTCATCTCTTCTTTGAAGGTTTTGCTGAAGTAGGATGCACTTAGATGCACATGAGACGCCACATCTTCCAGAGTAATCTTTTTCATATAATTTTTCTTTACATAATCGATAGCCTTATAAATTACATCCACATGCTTCACATCGGCTAGATTGAATACACAATCGGTAAAACGCATCATGATGTTAGACAGCCACTGCATAAGTTCTTCTACTTTATGGAACCGATGTATTTGTTGCATGTACCTGTAGTTTAAACCAAAAATCTGCTCCACATCAGCACCACCCTGTAAAGCTGCTCTTGATAGTAGAACAATAAGTTCCAATACTCTGGCTTTTATTACTTCAAAATTTCCTTCAGCAGAAACAAATATATGGTTAGACAGCTCATTTAACACTTTTTGTGAGCCGGCCTTATCTCCTATGGATATAAGGGATAAAAGCTCCTTCTCTTTTTCTAATGGATAGTTCTGTAAGCCGCTGTCGCTTCCCCCCATTGTACTGATATAGTTTATATATTCGGAAATATCCGACTGCTGCTCTTCGTATTCTCTCCTTTCAAGATACTGCGTTGTCTGAGTATCTGAAACATGACAAGCAATCAAGTAAAGCAGTTCTGATAAACTATTTATTCTATCGGACTGCACAACAGGAATTTCATTAGCATATTGTCTCAGTTCATTCACATATGACTCATCTATGTGATTCCTTCTTATGATGTCTTCCAACAGCAATTCTTCTGGTTTTGCCGCAAGCACGGGCCCACCCAACAGAGCACCTCTTAGTACTCCATCTACAATAATAGGGGATGCCCAGTGAATCAGCCCCATAGGGCAAAAGAATATAAATTTCCCCCCAAAACGTTCCGCTTGATAGCTTCCGTATAAATGGACATTCTGGCAGCTTTGATTTTGATCAAATATGCCTTGTACCTTCTTACAAAACTTACAGCCGTCTTTGTTTGGACTGGTATTATACAGTGTTTGACCATGAATGTCTACAACGCTGCATTCTAATTCTATGGAATGACTATAAGCTTGCACACAGCTTTTTATTTTATCTAAATCAAATCCAAGATCTTCTTGATCTTTTATTGCCATCATTGTCCCACTCTTTCTTTAATTTGTTTATTTCTATTTACTATTTTATCATAAAACACTACTATGGACTACTCATAATAAAATAAGTTCATAATTCACAACCTTTATAAAGACTAAATCTGTGGGCCATGAACTGTCAAATGTCAAGCTACTTCTAGTGCTTTCTTCGGACATTGTTCCACACACACTTCACATTTTAAACAATCCGCATGCAGTACTTTTCCCTGTTTCTTATGATCTAGAACATCTATGCCAATTGGACAATGCTTAGTACATATTTTGCAGTTTACACATTTCGCTTCATCAAATGTAACATGTTTGATTCTTGACTTAACAGGATTCAACTTGGATACATAATGAGCCATCGTTCCCATAGGGCAGAAAGCACACCATGTTCGTTGGTTAAATGTAATACCTAATATAATGGTCAAGAGTGTAGTAATAATAATCATTCGTACAAACACAATGCCAATGGCTCCTGCGTTCCCCCATGCAAATATAAGCTGGAGAGCAAAAGTACTCATAAGTATAATTAGAAATATAGTTCTAAACCATATACTTGTAAACAGTTTTGGTATACCTTTTTTTCGGCTCAGTTTCGATAATATAATATCGTTAAAGCTTCCTCTTGGACAATAGTTGCCACACCACATTCTTCCTTTAAAGAACGCCATTCCGACGGGTGCAAGCATACATACCAAGGCAATCACCCCAACAACGGGATAAATCAAACCTACAATACAATAAGTAATAAGTAATAACCATGACCATTTGTGGATAATTTTGTTTAACTTTTTCATCGAACATACCTCCTTCACCAAATATACCCCCAGTGGGTATGTTTTTATTATATGCAAATGCAAGGAATTTGTCAAACAGATAAATTATTTTTTATACTGGAACTTGCTATATTTATTTCTACTATTTTTACTTTATCATAATTGATGCATTTTCCTTTAAACATCTTGATACTTCGCAGATTTTAGAATATAATTTAGTCAGCATAATACAAATCTGCGTCAGCCGGAGGATGATAATTATGGAAAATGAAATTTTACGACAGATTCTTGATGAATTAAAGGGCCTAAAAATTGCGCAACTGTCAACCAATCAACGTCTTGATAGTTTGGATCAACGCCTTGACAGGGTAGAACAACGGCTTGACGGAACGGACCTACGCCTTGATAAGATGGAACAACGTCTTGACGGGATGGGTCTGCGCTTTGATAAGATGGAACAACGTCTTGACGGGATGGATCTGCGCCTTGATAAGATGGAACAACGTCTTGACGGGATGGGTCTGCGCTTTGATAAGATGGAACAGCGTTTTGATACCATGGAAAATGATATTAAGGAAATTAAATCTGATGTACGTACTATCAAAGAACAGATTATCGACCTCGAAGCTAAAAATGCCAATAATCATTTGGAAATTAAAACACAATTAGATAATCTTTCAAAAGAGATATCCATACTTCAAGTCGTATCTGGCAAAAACATGGCCGATATTGCAATGCTTAAAGCAGTTAAATAAAATTAATTCCATAATCATCGATCCAAAAATTGTGGCACATGTAGATAAAATTGCAAACCAGAAATTGAATAAATGACAGTGGACCTTTCCTCGTGTGTTGCCCTTCATACAGGAACATAAAAAAGATAGGTGAAACCCACCTATCTTTTTCTATTGAATAACCTTTTATAAATAATCCCAGATTATTTTTAATCTTCTTAGCAAGAATGGCACATAAGCACTTTTATGTAATGTCTGGTAGACAATGTTCGAAATACTACAGATTAATAAGAAATAAAAATACCGGTATCGTAATCAGACAATAAATCGTTGATAAGAAAACACTTTTTGAGGCTATTACAGGGTCACCTTTATAGTTTTTTGCAAGCACTGCCGCCGAGGCCTGAACTGGCGCTGCTGCTTCTATGGTAAGAATAGACTTTAGCATAGGATTCATTGGTATAAAATATAAAAAAACTAAAAACAGCAAGGGAAAAATTAAAACTTTTGTGATTGCAACAACTTGTGTTTTCTTCTCCGTAATGATTTCTTTTATACGAAATCCATATAAATTAGCACCTATCACCATAAGTGCCAAAGGAATAGCAATATCTCCGATTCCTTCTATTACCTTTTGTACAATAACAGGCGGTCGAATACTAAAAAAGAACATAATTAAACCAACCGTGATAGCAGTGATCCCTGGGTTAATTAAGTTTTTTAAAGTAGAAATACTAATTTTTTCTTGTTTGTATATATTTACTCCTATGGTCCAGGTAAATAGATTTTGAACAGCTATATAAATGGACGCATAAAGCATTCCTGTACGACCAAACAATGCATTACATAAAGGATATCCTAAAAAGGCCGCATTACCAAATATCAAACAGTATCTCATTGATTTATTTTGTTTATCCTCTCCATGAATAAATTTTATAATATACTTACTAACAATTGAAGTAAATAGCATAAACACAAACGTTGCAACTGCAATAATACCAATATTCACTGCATGCTCATCTTTATACTGTATATTCATGGAGTCTAACACTAATAATGGCCATGCAATATTTACAACCAGTTGGCTAATATCTTTAATCCCATTATCCGTAAGTATATTTCTTTTTCTTACAATATATCCTATGAGAATATACAACATTAAAATAAATATCTCTGATATAACACTGATATAATTCATTGGTCCTCCCGTTAATAAAATAATGCTCTCGAAAACTCATAAGGCTTCCGAGGCCTATGTTATGAGGTCTGAGCTTTACCTCATACCCCCAATATTCTTCATATATTTCCTTCAATGTTTCCAAAAATTTTTATTAATTTATTACATATATTAACATATATGCGTTGATTCTGCCTTGACATTTCTAAAACCGCCGCAAGACCGAAGTGTATGGTGTATTTTCCCACTCCATTTGTAAACTCGTAAAATCAAAAATCTAATACTTTATGGAATAACCTTTAGCACATACTAACATTATAATATAAAACTTAATAAGAGGATAGAACTTTTTCAATCAAATTGTATGATAATTAAATAAAAATGCTCCTAGCACTCCATTACTTCTATTAAATCACCTTCTTTTATCTTTCCACCTTTTAAAACCTTTGTAAAAATTCCTTCCCTAGGCATAACACACTGTCCAACCTGTTGTTTTATTGCGCAGCCGTTATGGCATTCCTTGCCAATTTGGGTTACTTCCTGAACCGTTTCTCCTATGCGCAGTCTAGTACCTACAGGTATTTTATGCAGTTGAATTCCTTCAGTAGTAATGTTTTCAGCAAATTTACCGTTGCATAAGCCTTTTGCTCCCATTTGCTTCATTTTTTCAATGCTTTCAACTGCAAGCAGGCTTACCTGCCGGTGACCTTTGCCAGCATGCGCATCACCTATTAATCCATAGTCTTCTTTGAATATTCCAACCTCTATCGGTTCTTTTATAACTCCTTTTTTTTCACTAATATTGAC
Protein-coding regions in this window:
- a CDS encoding PocR ligand-binding domain-containing protein, with translation MMAIKDQEDLGFDLDKIKSCVQAYSHSIELECSVVDIHGQTLYNTSPNKDGCKFCKKVQGIFDQNQSCQNVHLYGSYQAERFGGKFIFFCPMGLIHWASPIIVDGVLRGALLGGPVLAAKPEELLLEDIIRRNHIDESYVNELRQYANEIPVVQSDRINSLSELLYLIACHVSDTQTTQYLERREYEEQQSDISEYINYISTMGGSDSGLQNYPLEKEKELLSLISIGDKAGSQKVLNELSNHIFVSAEGNFEVIKARVLELIVLLSRAALQGGADVEQIFGLNYRYMQQIHRFHKVEELMQWLSNIMMRFTDCVFNLADVKHVDVIYKAIDYVKKNYMKKITLEDVASHVHLSASYFSKTFKEEMKCNFNTYLNQVRIEMSKKLLADDSISLVEVSDLVGFEDLSYFSKVFKKITGITPGKFRESKGTVIPY
- a CDS encoding MOSC domain-containing protein, whose product is MILKGKVRSVNISEKKGVIKEPIEVGIFKEDYGLIGDAHAGKGHRQVSLLAVESIEKMKQMGAKGLCNGKFAENITTEGIQLHKIPVGTRLRIGETVQEVTQIGKECHNGCAIKQQVGQCVMPREGIFTKVLKGGKIKEGDLIEVMEC
- a CDS encoding 4Fe-4S binding protein; its protein translation is MKKLNKIIHKWSWLLLITYCIVGLIYPVVGVIALVCMLAPVGMAFFKGRMWCGNYCPRGSFNDIILSKLSRKKGIPKLFTSIWFRTIFLIILMSTFALQLIFAWGNAGAIGIVFVRMIIITTLLTIILGITFNQRTWCAFCPMGTMAHYVSKLNPVKSRIKHVTFDEAKCVNCKICTKHCPIGIDVLDHKKQGKVLHADCLKCEVCVEQCPKKALEVA
- a CDS encoding energy-coupling factor ABC transporter ATP-binding protein produces the protein MPVFDLCNVQYSYLDGFPVLKNINLKINRGEKICILGANGSGKSTLLKILCGLIFPIVGDFTAFGEKITEEKLENDNFSKQYHKKVGFIFQDSDVQLFCGSVWDEIAFGPLQLGLSKQEVVKRVEDTIHMLKIDTLRDRAPFRLSGGEKKKVAVASVLVTNPEVLILDEPTNGLDPKSQRWLVNLLIQLNKAGKTIVTSTHNLELVQEISDRVIVFSEDHQIVADGPTHQVLDDRDLLIRVNLIDEYYHKHEGEHSHYHIHNY
- a CDS encoding PDGLE domain-containing protein; translation: MKKYKNLWVALGIMILLSPLGMLATGTAWGEWGTDELQEMINYIPKGLEKLSQSWTIAPLPDYSIPALNDSLLQGAIGYILSAIIGVLLVVGVIQTLGKVVAAEQEGSNE
- the cbiM gene encoding cobalt transporter CbiM, which codes for MHIPDGYIGLETAIPFIGAMIPIWRKALQKIKTTLKRRHIPVLSIGAAFSFTIMMFNVPLPGGSSGHAVGAVLLALLLGPWAACIGVSLALIVQALMFGDGGVWAIGANSFNMAFAMPFVGYYTYKLIRGNAQPLSKKAIFAAAVAGYVGLNMAALLTAVEFGIQPLLFKAADGTPLYCPHPLWVSVPVMMFEHLLIAGPIEGAVTGLAYLYVGKTNPELLGIKRTEHMYQQITEGEVMS
- a CDS encoding AEC family transporter, translating into MNYISVISEIFILMLYILIGYIVRKRNILTDNGIKDISQLVVNIAWPLLVLDSMNIQYKDEHAVNIGIIAVATFVFMLFTSIVSKYIIKFIHGEDKQNKSMRYCLIFGNAAFLGYPLCNALFGRTGMLYASIYIAVQNLFTWTIGVNIYKQEKISISTLKNLINPGITAITVGLIMFFFSIRPPVIVQKVIEGIGDIAIPLALMVIGANLYGFRIKEIITEKKTQVVAITKVLIFPLLFLVFLYFIPMNPMLKSILTIEAAAPVQASAAVLAKNYKGDPVIASKSVFLSTIYCLITIPVFLFLINL
- the cbiQ gene encoding cobalt ECF transporter T component CbiQ, whose protein sequence is MNRTDTIPQWLLEPEEQSGLQFNNRHIKKSKKNFITKTLMQLSDTVRNEFLSEMYTKKDGLLQKLDPRIKLITFVALTGFTTLTRSVSVLIVIYLFTLLLIFLSKLPFLKFIKRIWIFMPLVTAIMVLPAIFNVIVPGRVLLIIHEFDKPIELFGIQFPQTLSITQQGIISGVVLILRVSISVSLGLILTATTPWARLMKSLRLIKIPAIFITMLDMAYRYIAVLIKISIEIFEARNLRTIGKISHSSNKQFASNSIGVLFTKSMDYSENVYMAMVSRGFTGQVETISPFKFMKLDFIWLFAIILFMIVLYVFS